The proteins below are encoded in one region of Bacillota bacterium:
- the gvpA gene encoding gas vesicle structural protein GvpA: MAVQKSVEASSLAEVIDRILQQGIVIDAWARVCLVGIELLSIEARVVIAGVETYLKYAEAIGLTVPAAPPPVVAA, encoded by the coding sequence ATGGCGGTTCAAAAAAGTGTAGAAGCATCCAGCCTGGCAGAAGTGATTGACCGGATTTTACAGCAAGGCATCGTCATCGACGCCTGGGCGAGGGTTTGCCTGGTCGGAATTGAGTTGCTGTCTATCGAAGCCCGGGTTGTCATCGCAGGTGTTGAAACATACCTCAAGTATGCCGAGGCGATCGGCCTCACAGTACCTGCCGCCCCTCCACCAGTCGTGGCTGCTTGA
- a CDS encoding glycosyltransferase family 1 protein, with the protein MRILIDTLLLQRTPTGMEYYLADLLEAIPEVDPENQYYLTPEHKNSQFRNFYKTFPHKARISFHLIHYPAFYWRSLGPSARVVFTVHDLLYLSYPKEFPRGLAIRLARQQREMIEKAAGVITCTPRIKQEVVKFLGISPGRVYVVPLAPAPLFRPVRDAAALAGIRKKYGLRTFLLCVSSFTPRKNLPFLVRAFALLKKEKSFQDLQLVLVGKQDGIWGSRIASEIQALATQNGIIGDVLCPGYVSRQDLPVLYSAASLFVYPSVYEGFGLPPLEAMASGCPAVVLRDGVAPEVAGTGALVIEPGEPDTFAAGIAELLGDPERLERQKEAGFNWVQQFSWQRTARETVAVYRHLTGQK; encoded by the coding sequence GTGAGGATTCTCATCGATACCCTTCTTTTGCAGCGGACGCCGACAGGAATGGAATACTACCTTGCGGATTTGCTGGAAGCAATACCAGAAGTGGACCCAGAAAACCAGTATTATCTCACCCCGGAACACAAAAATTCTCAGTTCAGGAATTTTTACAAGACTTTCCCGCACAAGGCACGGATCTCTTTTCATCTCATCCACTATCCTGCGTTCTACTGGCGCAGTCTGGGACCGAGCGCGCGGGTTGTCTTTACTGTTCACGACCTTCTTTATCTGAGCTACCCCAAGGAGTTCCCGCGCGGCCTTGCGATACGGCTCGCCCGCCAGCAAAGAGAAATGATCGAAAAGGCCGCCGGGGTTATTACCTGTACACCCCGGATCAAACAAGAGGTTGTGAAATTCCTGGGGATTTCTCCGGGGCGCGTCTATGTAGTTCCCCTTGCCCCGGCCCCTCTTTTCCGTCCCGTGCGCGACGCGGCTGCCCTTGCCGGAATCCGGAAAAAATACGGCTTGCGTACCTTTCTCCTGTGCGTTTCTTCGTTTACGCCGCGTAAAAACCTTCCCTTCCTGGTCCGTGCTTTCGCCCTTCTCAAGAAAGAAAAGAGCTTTCAAGATCTGCAACTGGTTCTCGTAGGAAAGCAGGACGGGATTTGGGGGAGCAGGATCGCTTCTGAGATTCAGGCGCTCGCAACTCAAAACGGAATTATCGGTGATGTACTCTGCCCCGGTTACGTCAGCCGTCAGGATTTACCCGTCCTGTATAGTGCCGCCTCGCTTTTTGTTTATCCTTCTGTTTATGAAGGCTTTGGGCTTCCCCCCCTCGAGGCCATGGCCTCCGGGTGCCCTGCTGTTGTGCTCCGGGACGGGGTTGCGCCGGAAGTCGCCGGAACCGGTGCCCTGGTAATTGAGCCCGGGGAGCCGGATACCTTTGCAGCAGGAATTGCAGAGCTTTTGGGGGACCCGGAGCGCCTGGAACGCCAAAAAGAAGCAGGTTTTAACTGGGTTCAACAGTTTTCGTGGCAGCGCACCGCCCGGGAGACCGTTGCCGTTTACCGGCATCTCACCGGACAGAAATGA